In Corallococcus macrosporus, the following are encoded in one genomic region:
- a CDS encoding O-acetylhomoserine aminocarboxypropyltransferase/cysteine synthase family protein: MSTPTERPLHPDTLALHAGYSPDPTTGARAVPIYQTTSYRFRDADHAAALFGLKEFGNIYTRIMNPTTDVFEKRIAALEGGVGALAVASGQAAQTLGILNILKTGDEIVSGASLYGGTYNLFKVTLARLGITTKFVDAGNPDAFRQAIGPKTKALYLESLGNPRLDVPDFDAIGAVAREAGLPLFVDNTALSPALFNPLRHGANIVLHSATKYIGGHGTSIGGVIVDGGNFPWENGRFPELTEPNPGYHGLRLREAFGPAAFILKARLEGLRDLGPALSPFNAHAFILGLETLRLRLERHSQNALAVAKWLKQHKKVEWVRYPGLEDDPSFLNAKKYLQGGFGGLVTFGVKGGLSAGRKVIDGVKLWSLLANIGDTRSLIIHPASTTHEQLSPQERASTGVTDDLVRLSVGLEHLDDILADLDQALSAA; this comes from the coding sequence ATGAGCACGCCCACCGAACGTCCGCTGCACCCCGACACGCTCGCGCTGCACGCCGGCTACTCGCCCGACCCCACCACTGGCGCTCGCGCGGTGCCCATCTACCAGACCACCAGCTACCGCTTCCGCGACGCGGACCACGCCGCCGCCCTCTTCGGCCTCAAGGAGTTCGGCAACATCTACACGCGCATCATGAACCCCACGACGGACGTCTTCGAGAAGCGCATCGCCGCGCTCGAAGGCGGCGTCGGAGCGCTCGCGGTCGCGTCCGGCCAGGCCGCGCAGACGCTGGGCATCCTCAACATCCTGAAGACGGGGGACGAGATCGTCTCCGGCGCCAGCCTCTACGGCGGCACGTACAACCTCTTCAAGGTGACGCTCGCGCGCCTGGGCATCACCACGAAGTTCGTGGACGCGGGCAACCCGGACGCGTTCCGTCAGGCCATCGGGCCGAAGACGAAGGCGCTCTACCTGGAGTCGCTCGGCAACCCGCGCCTGGACGTGCCGGACTTCGACGCCATCGGCGCCGTGGCACGTGAAGCGGGCCTGCCCCTCTTCGTGGACAACACCGCGCTGTCCCCCGCCCTCTTCAACCCGCTGCGCCACGGCGCGAACATCGTGCTGCACAGCGCGACGAAGTACATCGGCGGCCACGGCACCTCCATTGGCGGCGTCATCGTGGACGGCGGCAACTTCCCCTGGGAGAACGGTAGGTTCCCGGAGCTGACCGAGCCCAACCCCGGCTACCACGGCCTGCGCCTGAGAGAGGCTTTCGGCCCCGCGGCGTTCATCCTCAAGGCCCGGCTGGAGGGCCTGCGCGACCTGGGTCCCGCGCTCAGCCCCTTCAACGCGCACGCGTTCATCCTGGGCCTGGAGACGCTGCGCCTGCGGCTGGAGCGCCACTCGCAGAACGCGCTCGCGGTGGCGAAGTGGCTCAAGCAGCACAAGAAGGTGGAGTGGGTGCGCTACCCGGGCCTGGAGGACGACCCCTCGTTCCTCAACGCGAAGAAGTACCTCCAGGGCGGCTTCGGTGGGCTCGTCACCTTCGGCGTGAAGGGCGGCCTGTCCGCCGGGCGCAAGGTGATTGACGGCGTGAAGCTGTGGAGCCTGCTCGCGAACATCGGCGACACGCGCTCGCTCATCATCCACCCCGCGTCCACCACGCACGAACAGCTCAGCCCGCAGGAGCGCGCCAGCACGGGCGTCACCGACGACCTGGTGCGCCTGTCCGTGGGCCTGGAGCACCTGGACGACATCCTGGCCGACCTGGACCAGGCCCTGAGCGCGGCCTGA
- a CDS encoding NAD(P)H-dependent oxidoreductase, with protein MNVLIVYAHPEPRSLNGALKNLAVQHLTAQGHAVQVSDLYAMGWKAIADGEDFLTSTAGERLFYEHASKAAYANGTQTADITAEQQKLLWANAVLFQFPLWWFSMPAILKGWIDRVFALGFAYGVGVHGGDRWGDRYGEGTLMGRRAMLSLTIGGRAPHYTDRGVNGALDDLLFPIEHGVLFYPGMDVLPSFTVYQSDRMKEEQWPAVAEAFKARLDGLFTDAPIPFRRQNGGHYDTQQVLKPGLGEGASGTRIHRVREGEPKQRPLTPWGGTPA; from the coding sequence ATGAACGTCCTCATCGTCTACGCCCATCCGGAACCCCGCTCGCTCAACGGCGCACTGAAGAACCTGGCGGTGCAACACCTGACGGCGCAAGGCCATGCGGTCCAGGTGTCGGACCTCTACGCCATGGGCTGGAAGGCCATCGCGGATGGCGAGGACTTCCTCACCTCCACCGCCGGAGAGCGGCTCTTCTACGAGCACGCGTCGAAGGCCGCCTACGCCAACGGCACCCAGACCGCGGACATCACCGCCGAGCAACAGAAGCTGCTCTGGGCCAACGCCGTCCTCTTCCAGTTCCCGTTGTGGTGGTTCTCCATGCCCGCCATCCTCAAGGGCTGGATCGACCGGGTCTTCGCCCTGGGCTTCGCGTACGGCGTGGGCGTGCATGGCGGCGACCGCTGGGGGGACCGCTACGGCGAGGGCACGCTCATGGGCCGCCGCGCCATGCTCTCCCTCACCATCGGCGGACGCGCGCCGCACTACACCGACCGGGGCGTCAACGGCGCCCTGGACGACCTGCTCTTCCCCATCGAGCACGGGGTGCTCTTCTATCCGGGGATGGACGTCCTGCCGTCCTTCACGGTCTACCAGTCCGACCGCATGAAGGAGGAGCAGTGGCCCGCCGTGGCGGAGGCCTTCAAGGCGCGGCTGGACGGCCTGTTCACCGACGCGCCCATCCCGTTCCGCAGGCAGAACGGCGGGCACTACGACACGCAGCAGGTGCTGAAGCCCGGGCTCGGCGAGGGCGCCTCCGGCACCCGCATCCACCGGGTGCGCGAGGGCGAACCCAAGCAGCGTCCGCTCACCCCGTGGGGCGGTACCCCGGCATGA
- a CDS encoding MBL fold metallo-hydrolase, which yields MHRSAVVLGLLAVLSSGCASSPPRLKGAQVTLASHADARVGTYVSSPWGFSTSSYWIEGPTGLILVDTQFLPSAAEEFVTWAEAVTGKKAELAIVLHANPDKFNGTDVLRKRGIRVVTSEQVRAAIPAIHEKRTRAFGARYAPDYPTSLPLPDSFGSQTAELSAGGVTVKAHVLGAGCSEAHVVVEFDGHVFPGDLVANDAHSWLEMGRTEEWLQRLEELKALRPKWVHPGRGPSGDAGLLASERQYLERVIAEVAAEKPQGPFTDTAAQHIRARIEAAYPGLRFPVFLDIGLPAEWERQSRVAAP from the coding sequence TTGCACCGTTCCGCCGTCGTCCTGGGTCTGCTGGCCGTTCTGTCCTCGGGGTGTGCGTCGTCCCCGCCGCGTCTGAAGGGGGCGCAGGTGACGCTGGCCTCGCACGCGGACGCGCGCGTGGGGACCTACGTGTCGTCTCCGTGGGGCTTCAGCACGTCGTCCTATTGGATTGAAGGGCCCACGGGGCTCATCCTGGTGGACACGCAGTTCCTGCCGTCCGCGGCGGAGGAGTTCGTCACCTGGGCGGAGGCGGTGACGGGCAAGAAGGCGGAGCTGGCCATCGTGCTGCACGCCAACCCGGACAAGTTCAACGGCACGGACGTGCTGCGCAAGCGCGGCATCCGCGTGGTGACGAGCGAGCAGGTGCGCGCGGCCATCCCGGCCATCCACGAGAAGCGCACGCGGGCGTTCGGCGCGCGCTATGCGCCGGACTACCCGACGTCGCTGCCGCTGCCGGACAGCTTCGGGAGCCAGACGGCGGAGCTGAGCGCGGGCGGAGTGACGGTGAAGGCGCACGTGCTGGGCGCGGGGTGCAGCGAAGCGCACGTGGTGGTGGAGTTCGACGGGCACGTGTTCCCCGGCGACCTGGTGGCGAACGACGCGCACAGCTGGCTGGAGATGGGCCGCACGGAGGAGTGGCTCCAGCGGCTGGAGGAGCTGAAGGCGCTGCGCCCGAAGTGGGTGCACCCGGGGCGGGGGCCTTCCGGCGACGCGGGGCTGCTCGCGAGCGAACGGCAGTACCTGGAGCGCGTCATCGCGGAGGTCGCGGCGGAGAAGCCCCAGGGGCCGTTCACGGACACGGCGGCGCAGCACATCCGCGCGCGCATCGAGGCGGCGTACCCGGGGCTGCGCTTCCCGGTGTTCCTCGACATCGGCCTGCCAGCGGAGTGGGAGCGGCAGTCACGGGTGGCCGCGCCCTGA
- a CDS encoding transglycosylase SLT domain-containing protein: protein MVIAPGAPRLPSSSRIPSQDLGLSPEAMSAGRVQGGGCQKPGSGFASRFQQDGFSAGPAKGAQFKQFMEGLTEVVKELQQVVQTLQATMGGANAATGGVDGAQGPSGVSGASSKDGTPGTGGASGAGDSFQADSAQSAGATGDMPKGEVGDWIKQAMEILKAAGVPVDKMNPQDIAKIIEHESSGNPNAINLTDQNAKDGHPSIGLMQTIQPTFDAFKLPGHDNIRNPVDNIIAAVRYAVDRYGSVSNTPGIQAMNGGSGYVGY from the coding sequence ATGGTCATCGCGCCCGGCGCCCCCCGCCTCCCTTCTTCCTCCCGCATCCCCTCCCAGGACCTCGGTCTCAGCCCGGAGGCCATGTCCGCTGGCCGCGTGCAGGGCGGTGGCTGCCAGAAGCCCGGGTCGGGCTTCGCGTCCCGGTTCCAGCAGGACGGCTTCAGCGCGGGCCCCGCGAAGGGCGCGCAGTTCAAGCAGTTCATGGAGGGGCTCACCGAGGTGGTGAAGGAGCTCCAGCAGGTCGTCCAGACGCTCCAGGCCACCATGGGCGGTGCCAATGCCGCCACGGGCGGCGTCGACGGCGCCCAGGGCCCGTCCGGCGTGTCCGGTGCGTCCAGCAAGGACGGCACGCCGGGCACGGGCGGCGCGTCCGGCGCGGGTGACTCGTTCCAGGCGGACTCCGCTCAGTCGGCCGGCGCCACGGGCGACATGCCGAAGGGCGAGGTGGGTGACTGGATCAAGCAGGCCATGGAGATCCTCAAGGCCGCGGGCGTCCCGGTGGACAAGATGAACCCCCAGGACATCGCGAAGATCATCGAGCACGAGTCCAGCGGCAACCCGAACGCCATCAACCTGACGGACCAGAACGCGAAGGACGGCCACCCCTCCATCGGCCTGATGCAGACCATCCAGCCGACGTTCGACGCGTTCAAGCTCCCGGGTCACGACAACATCCGCAACCCGGTGGACAACATCATCGCGGCCGTGCGCTACGCGGTGGACCGCTACGGCTCCGTGTCCAACACCCCGGGCATCCAGGCGATGAACGGCGGCAGCGGCTACGTGGGCTACTGA
- a CDS encoding ACT domain-containing protein yields the protein MTAPVSITRYAPFLLDTAQGLASVATHLSRRDAGNTRAAIVSSPPWLAAGLESALSIALKGNSTLARQELDGLLARGLLMLEEAERRLGAPPGSTSVEADGARTLASLLEPARRALDGASLVRERRPALEDVVRGTGERLTAALLARLLGARGVPSLEVDAADWTVTEGEPGQARVNREHTRARVATLRPSWEGRLTLHAGGRGVALDGRSTTLGVEGADETAAVLSVLLGTPLTLWTDVPGVMTADPLHVADARPVPHLSYTEALELVYLGLPTLHPRALSTLRDADIPLRVRHLQQPEEPGTLIDVRGAGNGSVPTCVVSLEDLALLGLEGGTEEAARPVGPRALQALEAAGIDAWMAAQSSPGRSVAVVLRRAHAARAEEVLRRELAPELERGALQPPQVRAPVTQVALVAEAMGQGANVAGRLFQPLGALGINVRAIAQTASARSISFIVDGAETALTVRTVHAAFHFAHEEVSLLVLGHGVVGSNLLDQLRALQETLAQEHGIQLNLVGLADSRRVLFSPEGIPLKQWRERIGSVPEGASPPVVRALLEPLRRLPVPVLVDCTAAEGMEELYLEAFRSGIHVVAANKKPLTQPREVWERLRSTAHLNHRAYHYETTVGAGLPVIQTLKDLVRTGDRVHGVEGSFSGTLGYLSQQLMDGVPLSKAVRTAREKGFTEPHPREDLAGTDAARKALILAREQGLDLSLEDVEVEPFVPRESLEEADVERFLAGLEKLDRTFTSRIEGLRAEGKVLRYLARIDPSAKDGPVLRVGPVAVPEEHPATRLRGSEAFVAFSTERYADYPLLVQGAGAGGPVTAAGVLADILKIAQNLRGR from the coding sequence ATGACCGCCCCAGTGAGCATCACCCGTTACGCTCCCTTCCTGCTCGACACCGCCCAGGGACTCGCGTCCGTGGCCACGCACCTGTCACGCCGCGACGCGGGCAACACGCGCGCCGCCATCGTGTCGTCGCCGCCGTGGCTCGCGGCGGGGCTGGAGTCCGCGCTGTCCATCGCGTTGAAGGGCAACTCCACGCTGGCCCGGCAGGAGCTGGACGGGCTGCTCGCGCGGGGCCTGTTGATGCTGGAGGAGGCCGAGCGCCGGCTGGGCGCGCCCCCGGGCTCCACGTCGGTGGAGGCGGACGGCGCACGCACGCTGGCGTCACTGCTGGAGCCCGCACGCCGCGCGCTGGATGGCGCCAGCCTGGTGCGTGAGCGGCGGCCCGCGCTGGAGGACGTGGTGCGCGGCACCGGCGAGCGGCTGACGGCGGCACTGCTGGCGCGGCTCTTGGGGGCGCGCGGCGTGCCGTCGCTGGAGGTGGACGCGGCGGACTGGACGGTGACGGAGGGCGAGCCCGGACAGGCGCGCGTGAACCGCGAGCACACCCGCGCGCGGGTGGCGACGCTGCGGCCTTCGTGGGAGGGACGGCTGACGCTGCACGCGGGCGGACGGGGCGTGGCGCTGGATGGGCGCTCCACGACGCTGGGCGTGGAGGGCGCGGACGAGACGGCGGCGGTGCTGTCCGTGCTGCTGGGCACGCCGCTGACGCTGTGGACGGACGTGCCCGGCGTGATGACGGCGGATCCGCTGCACGTGGCGGATGCGCGACCGGTGCCGCACCTGAGCTACACGGAGGCGCTGGAGCTGGTGTACCTGGGCCTGCCCACGCTGCACCCGCGCGCGCTGTCCACGCTGCGCGACGCGGACATCCCGCTGCGCGTGCGCCACCTGCAACAGCCGGAGGAGCCCGGCACCCTCATCGACGTGCGCGGCGCAGGCAACGGCAGCGTGCCCACGTGCGTGGTGTCGCTGGAGGACCTGGCGCTGCTGGGCCTGGAGGGCGGCACGGAGGAGGCGGCGCGGCCGGTGGGGCCTCGCGCGTTGCAGGCGCTGGAGGCCGCCGGCATCGACGCGTGGATGGCGGCGCAGTCGTCACCGGGACGCTCGGTGGCGGTGGTGCTGCGCCGGGCGCACGCGGCCCGCGCGGAGGAGGTGCTGCGGCGGGAGCTGGCGCCGGAGCTGGAGCGCGGAGCGTTGCAGCCGCCCCAGGTGCGCGCGCCGGTGACGCAGGTGGCGCTGGTGGCGGAGGCGATGGGCCAGGGCGCCAACGTGGCGGGACGGCTGTTCCAGCCGCTGGGCGCGCTGGGCATCAACGTGCGCGCCATCGCGCAGACGGCGAGCGCGCGCTCCATCTCGTTCATCGTGGACGGGGCGGAGACGGCGCTGACGGTGCGCACGGTGCACGCGGCCTTCCACTTCGCGCACGAAGAGGTGAGCCTGCTGGTGCTGGGGCACGGCGTGGTGGGCAGCAACCTGCTGGACCAACTGCGCGCGCTGCAGGAGACGCTGGCGCAGGAGCACGGCATCCAGCTCAATCTTGTAGGGCTCGCGGACAGCCGGCGGGTGCTCTTCTCACCGGAGGGCATCCCGCTGAAGCAGTGGCGCGAGCGCATCGGGTCCGTGCCTGAAGGCGCGTCGCCGCCCGTGGTGCGCGCGCTGCTGGAGCCGCTGCGCCGGCTGCCGGTGCCGGTGCTGGTGGACTGCACCGCGGCGGAGGGCATGGAGGAGCTATACCTGGAGGCCTTCCGCAGCGGCATCCACGTGGTGGCGGCGAACAAGAAGCCGCTGACGCAGCCGCGTGAGGTCTGGGAGCGCTTGCGGAGCACGGCGCACCTGAACCACCGCGCGTACCACTACGAGACGACGGTGGGCGCGGGGCTCCCGGTCATCCAGACGCTGAAGGACCTGGTGCGCACGGGGGACCGGGTGCACGGGGTGGAGGGTTCGTTCTCCGGGACGCTCGGATACCTGAGCCAGCAGTTGATGGACGGCGTGCCGCTGTCCAAGGCGGTGCGCACCGCGCGCGAGAAGGGCTTCACGGAGCCGCATCCGCGCGAGGACCTGGCGGGCACGGACGCGGCTCGCAAGGCGCTCATCCTCGCGCGTGAGCAGGGCTTGGACCTGTCGCTGGAGGACGTGGAGGTGGAGCCGTTCGTGCCTCGCGAGTCCCTGGAGGAGGCGGACGTGGAGCGCTTCCTCGCGGGGCTGGAGAAGCTGGACCGGACGTTCACCTCGCGCATCGAGGGGCTGCGCGCGGAGGGCAAGGTGCTGCGCTACCTGGCGCGCATCGACCCGTCGGCGAAGGACGGGCCGGTGCTGCGCGTGGGTCCGGTGGCCGTGCCGGAGGAGCATCCGGCCACGCGGCTGCGCGGCTCGGAGGCGTTCGTGGCCTTCTCCACGGAGCGCTACGCGGACTACCCGCTGCTCGTGCAGGGCGCGGGGGCGGGAGGCCCCGTCACGGCGGCGGGCGTCCTCGCGGACATCCTGAAGATTGCCCAGAACCTGCGAGGGCGGTGA
- a CDS encoding winged helix-turn-helix transcriptional regulator, whose translation MSRKRDDDSNTNCAVEASLGVIGGRWKGVVLYWLLKGTHRFGELRKRLPNCSQRMLTLQLRELEEDGLVKRTVYAQVPPRVEYELTAFGRSLEPVLIGLRDWGEKYKRRLQRAG comes from the coding sequence ATGAGCCGCAAACGTGACGACGACTCGAACACGAACTGCGCGGTGGAGGCGTCCCTCGGCGTCATTGGAGGACGGTGGAAGGGCGTGGTGCTGTACTGGTTGCTGAAGGGCACGCACCGCTTCGGTGAGCTGCGCAAGCGGCTGCCCAATTGCAGCCAGCGCATGCTGACGTTGCAGTTGCGCGAGCTGGAGGAAGACGGGCTGGTGAAGCGCACCGTCTACGCCCAGGTGCCGCCGCGCGTGGAGTACGAGCTCACCGCCTTCGGCCGTTCGCTGGAGCCGGTGCTCATCGGGCTGCGGGACTGGGGTGAGAAGTACAAGCGCCGGTTGCAGCGCGCGGGGTGA
- a CDS encoding potassium channel family protein, whose protein sequence is MKSPAARLMVDLRYLRALSRRFRSTLVLAVVLFGLGPALYHWRYVGPGGDRISYGEALHHVYFLLFGQPSLPYVSDWLVELLNILIPPVSIALVVDGVVRFAYLFFARHKNDKEWVSVVSETMKGHVVVCGAGRVGYRVVTQLREMGKDVVVVEKREDATFVSALRDENVPLLIDDTRSPLCLPRTHVKKASAIVCATDDDLANLNIALDARRLNPGIRVVIRLFDDDLGAKVRDTFKAEALSSSSLAAPAMALAALDPRLIHSFRIGKHLMVVSLFVVRDGLTGMNVSQVRDRFGGLALSLIRGDTETLHPNGDVVLQAGDQVTIQASYPEYCALRAFTGESDAPAYADHDNFLMPGYRPTG, encoded by the coding sequence ATGAAGAGCCCCGCCGCGCGCCTGATGGTGGACCTGCGGTACCTGCGCGCGCTGTCGCGGAGGTTCCGCAGCACGCTGGTGCTGGCGGTGGTCCTCTTCGGGCTAGGGCCGGCCCTGTACCACTGGCGCTACGTGGGGCCGGGCGGGGACCGCATCTCCTACGGAGAGGCGCTGCACCACGTCTACTTCCTGCTCTTCGGCCAGCCGTCGCTGCCGTACGTGAGCGACTGGCTGGTGGAGCTGCTCAACATCCTCATCCCGCCGGTCAGCATCGCGCTGGTGGTGGATGGCGTGGTGCGCTTCGCGTACCTCTTCTTCGCGCGGCACAAGAACGACAAGGAGTGGGTCTCCGTGGTGTCCGAAACGATGAAGGGCCACGTCGTGGTGTGCGGCGCGGGCCGCGTGGGCTACCGCGTGGTGACGCAGCTGCGGGAGATGGGCAAGGACGTCGTCGTGGTGGAGAAGCGCGAGGACGCGACGTTCGTGTCCGCGCTGCGCGACGAGAACGTGCCCCTGCTCATCGACGACACGCGCAGCCCGCTGTGCCTGCCGCGCACGCACGTGAAGAAGGCGTCCGCCATCGTCTGCGCCACGGACGACGACCTGGCGAACCTGAACATCGCGCTGGACGCGCGGCGGCTGAACCCCGGCATCCGCGTGGTCATCCGCCTGTTCGACGACGACCTGGGCGCGAAGGTGCGCGACACGTTCAAGGCGGAGGCCCTGTCCAGCTCCTCGCTGGCCGCGCCCGCCATGGCGCTGGCCGCGTTGGATCCGCGGCTCATCCATTCGTTCCGCATCGGCAAGCACCTGATGGTGGTGTCGCTGTTCGTGGTGCGCGACGGCCTGACGGGGATGAACGTGTCCCAGGTGCGCGACCGCTTCGGCGGCCTGGCGCTGTCGCTCATCCGGGGTGACACGGAGACGCTGCACCCCAACGGGGACGTGGTGCTCCAGGCGGGGGACCAGGTCACCATCCAGGCGTCCTATCCGGAGTACTGCGCCCTGCGCGCCTTCACCGGCGAGTCGGACGCGCCCGCGTACGCGGACCACGACAACTTCCTCATGCCGGGGTACCGCCCCACGGGGTGA
- a CDS encoding alpha/beta fold hydrolase has product MRPVRPGQEVPPRAETPRVFDLSLPDLPLEAGARVAPHLVRGWWWGPPEDLAWLQSRARVHSDEATRAGRLRVVRRSASELRDAASELRGTRRTGPRRTPDAVPTVLLVHALTGDMHAGGEGGWWEPVIGHGRPLDPSRVRLLCFNNLGSCYGTFGPADEGFPQRTDDTRFGPSPVLPKGDLRLDERSLPATLTPWDQARSILAALDALGVDEVALVTGGSLGGMVVLCLAALAPERFQRMVPIATAEAASAWVVGWNHVARQALLLDPEYPESPRRGLELARQLATLTYRAEAGLDALQPRPQAWSSRTLYPVESYLEHQGAKLEARFDARSYLALLGAMDHHDLTRVPTANGGPGVGRIRASTLTVGIDRDVLFPPEHMKNLSRRLRAQGLHAEHAVLCSVHGHDGFLIEWDALAPLLIRALALPAGLGRDDRLFSPAGVRARKTS; this is encoded by the coding sequence ATGCGACCCGTGAGGCCTGGCCAGGAAGTGCCCCCGCGCGCGGAGACCCCGCGCGTCTTTGATTTGTCGCTGCCGGACCTGCCGCTGGAGGCCGGTGCCCGCGTGGCGCCCCACCTCGTGCGCGGCTGGTGGTGGGGGCCCCCGGAGGACCTCGCGTGGTTGCAGTCGCGCGCCCGCGTGCATTCCGACGAAGCGACACGGGCAGGCCGGCTGCGCGTGGTGCGCAGGTCCGCCTCCGAACTGCGCGACGCGGCCTCCGAGCTGCGCGGCACGCGCCGCACCGGGCCCCGCCGCACACCGGACGCGGTGCCCACCGTGCTGCTGGTGCACGCGCTCACCGGGGACATGCACGCCGGTGGTGAAGGCGGCTGGTGGGAGCCCGTCATCGGGCATGGCCGGCCGTTGGACCCATCGCGCGTGCGGCTGCTGTGCTTCAACAACCTGGGCTCCTGCTACGGCACCTTCGGCCCCGCCGACGAGGGCTTCCCGCAGCGCACCGACGACACGCGCTTCGGCCCCTCGCCGGTGCTGCCCAAGGGCGACCTGCGCCTGGACGAGCGGAGCCTGCCCGCGACCCTCACGCCGTGGGACCAGGCGCGCTCCATCCTCGCGGCGCTGGACGCGCTGGGCGTGGACGAGGTGGCGCTCGTCACCGGCGGCTCGCTGGGCGGCATGGTGGTGCTGTGCCTGGCGGCGCTCGCGCCGGAGCGCTTCCAGCGCATGGTGCCCATCGCGACGGCGGAGGCCGCGTCCGCGTGGGTGGTGGGCTGGAACCACGTGGCCCGGCAGGCCCTGCTCCTCGACCCCGAGTACCCCGAGTCTCCGCGGCGCGGCCTGGAGCTGGCGCGCCAGTTGGCGACGCTCACCTATCGCGCGGAGGCCGGACTGGACGCGCTCCAGCCGCGTCCGCAGGCGTGGTCGTCGCGCACGCTGTATCCGGTGGAGAGCTACCTGGAGCACCAGGGCGCGAAGCTGGAGGCGCGCTTCGATGCCCGCTCCTACCTGGCGCTGCTGGGCGCCATGGACCATCACGACCTCACGCGCGTGCCGACAGCCAACGGAGGTCCCGGCGTGGGCCGCATCCGCGCGAGCACGTTGACCGTTGGCATCGACCGGGACGTCCTCTTTCCTCCCGAGCACATGAAGAACCTGTCCCGGCGCCTGCGCGCGCAGGGACTCCATGCCGAGCACGCGGTCCTGTGCAGCGTGCACGGCCACGACGGCTTCCTCATCGAATGGGACGCGCTCGCGCCCCTGTTGATCCGCGCGCTCGCCCTGCCTGCGGGCCTGGGCCGCGACGATCGCCTCTTCTCCCCTGCCGGCGTCCGCGCCCGGAAGACCTCATGA